One Pseudomonas rhizophila DNA window includes the following coding sequences:
- the uppS gene encoding polyprenyl diphosphate synthase produces the protein MEKTKQAVPFAIPRHVAIIMDGNNRWAKKRFMPGVAGHKAGVDAVRAVIEVCAEAGVEVLTLFAFSSENWQRPADEVSALMDLFLKALRREAKRLNDNSISLRIIGDRSRFHPELQAAMREAEAATAGANRFVLQIAANYGGQWDIAQAAQRLAREVQAGHLRPEDITPELLQTCLATGDLPLPDLCIRTGGEHRISNFLLWQLAYAELYFSDLFWPDFKHEAMRTALADFASRQRRFGKTSEQIEAGARV, from the coding sequence ATGGAAAAGACCAAACAGGCCGTGCCGTTTGCGATTCCGCGTCACGTGGCGATCATCATGGATGGCAATAATCGCTGGGCCAAGAAGCGCTTTATGCCTGGCGTGGCCGGGCACAAGGCGGGGGTCGATGCAGTTCGCGCGGTCATCGAGGTGTGTGCCGAGGCCGGGGTCGAGGTGCTGACCCTGTTCGCCTTCTCCAGCGAGAACTGGCAGCGTCCGGCCGATGAAGTCAGCGCCTTGATGGATCTGTTCCTCAAGGCTCTGCGGCGTGAGGCCAAGCGCCTCAACGACAACAGCATCAGCCTGCGCATCATTGGTGACCGCTCGCGCTTTCATCCCGAGTTGCAGGCTGCGATGCGCGAAGCCGAGGCCGCCACGGCGGGTGCCAATCGGTTCGTCCTGCAGATTGCCGCCAACTATGGCGGCCAATGGGACATCGCCCAGGCAGCCCAGCGGCTGGCGCGGGAGGTCCAGGCCGGGCATCTGCGGCCGGAAGACATCACGCCTGAGCTGCTGCAGACCTGTCTGGCCACTGGCGACTTGCCGTTGCCGGACCTGTGCATTCGTACCGGTGGCGAGCATCGCATCAGTAACTTCCTGCTCTGGCAGCTGGCTTACGCCGAGCTGTATTTCTCCGACCTGTTCTGGCCGGACTTCAAACACGAAGCCATGCGCACGGCGCTGGCCGATTTCGCTTCCCGTCAGCGTCGCTTCGGTAAAACGAGCGAGCAGATCGAAGCTGGAGCCCGGGTTTAA
- the pyrH gene encoding UMP kinase: protein MAQQGSGYQARYKRILLKLSGEALMGSEEFGIDPKVLDRMALEVGQLVGIGVQVGLVIGGGNLFRGAALSAAGMDRVTGDHMGMLATVMNALAMRDALERANISAIVMSAISMVGVTDHYDRRKAMRHLNAKEVVIFAAGTGNPFFTTDSAACLRAIEIDADVVLKATKVDGVYTADPFKDPHAEKFDHLTYDEVLDRKLGVMDLTAICLCRDHKMPLRVFNMNKPGALLNIVHGGAEGTLIEEVQQ, encoded by the coding sequence ATGGCTCAGCAGGGCAGTGGTTATCAGGCTCGCTATAAACGCATTCTACTCAAGCTTAGCGGCGAGGCCCTGATGGGCTCGGAAGAGTTCGGGATCGATCCGAAAGTGCTGGATCGCATGGCGCTGGAAGTCGGCCAGTTGGTCGGAATTGGCGTTCAGGTCGGCCTGGTCATCGGCGGCGGCAACCTGTTCCGCGGCGCAGCGCTGAGCGCGGCCGGCATGGATCGGGTTACGGGCGACCACATGGGCATGCTGGCCACTGTGATGAACGCCCTGGCTATGCGCGATGCGCTGGAGCGTGCCAATATCTCGGCCATCGTAATGTCGGCCATTTCCATGGTCGGCGTGACCGATCACTACGACCGCCGCAAAGCCATGCGCCACCTCAATGCCAAGGAAGTGGTGATTTTTGCCGCCGGCACCGGCAATCCGTTCTTCACCACGGATTCGGCCGCCTGCTTGCGAGCGATCGAGATCGATGCCGATGTCGTGCTCAAGGCAACCAAGGTCGATGGCGTCTATACCGCTGACCCGTTCAAAGATCCGCATGCCGAGAAGTTCGATCATCTGACCTACGATGAAGTACTGGATCGCAAGCTGGGTGTCATGGACCTGACGGCTATCTGTCTGTGCCGCGACCACAAGATGCCGCTGCGCGTCTTTAACATGAACAAGCCCGGCGCCCTGCTGAATATCGTGCATGGCGGCGCCGAAGGAACACTGATCGAGGAAGTACAACAATGA
- the tsf gene encoding translation elongation factor Ts: protein MAEITAALVKELRERTGEGMMDCKKALTKAGGDIEKAIDDMRASGAIKAAKKAGNVAAEGAIAIKDDGKVAVLLEVNSQTDFLALQDDFKAFVAASVEKAFADKLTDVAPLIEAREADRLVLVGKTGENVNIRRLARVEGDVVGTYLHGNKIGVAVVLKGGSVELAKDIAMHVAASNPEFLLPSQVSAEAIEREKAVFMSLNEDKMKGKPAEIVEKMIGGRISKFLAEASLVEQAFVKDPEITVGALAKKGGAEIVSFTRFAVGEGIEKPVDNFADEVAAQVAAASKQ, encoded by the coding sequence ATGGCAGAGATTACTGCAGCGTTGGTCAAAGAACTGCGCGAGCGTACCGGCGAAGGCATGATGGACTGCAAGAAGGCCTTGACCAAGGCTGGCGGCGACATCGAGAAAGCCATTGATGACATGCGTGCTTCGGGCGCCATCAAGGCTGCCAAGAAAGCCGGCAACGTCGCCGCTGAAGGCGCCATCGCCATCAAGGACGACGGCAAGGTCGCCGTTCTGCTGGAAGTCAACTCCCAGACCGACTTCCTGGCTCTGCAGGATGACTTCAAGGCATTCGTCGCTGCCAGCGTCGAAAAAGCCTTTGCTGACAAACTGACTGATGTCGCTCCGCTGATCGAAGCTCGTGAAGCTGATCGTCTGGTTCTGGTCGGCAAGACCGGCGAGAACGTCAACATCCGTCGTCTGGCTCGCGTTGAAGGTGACGTGGTCGGTACTTACCTGCACGGTAACAAGATCGGTGTTGCAGTTGTCCTCAAGGGCGGTTCCGTTGAACTGGCCAAGGACATCGCCATGCACGTAGCGGCCAGCAACCCTGAGTTCCTGCTGCCATCGCAAGTTTCCGCTGAAGCCATCGAACGCGAAAAAGCCGTGTTCATGAGCCTCAACGAAGACAAGATGAAAGGCAAGCCAGCTGAAATCGTTGAAAAAATGATCGGCGGCCGCATCAGCAAGTTCCTGGCTGAAGCCAGCCTGGTTGAGCAAGCTTTCGTCAAGGACCCGGAAATCACCGTGGGTGCCCTGGCCAAGAAAGGCGGCGCTGAAATCGTTTCCTTCACTCGCTTTGCGGTAGGTGAAGGCATCGAGAAGCCAGTCGACAACTTCGCTGACGAAGTTGCTGCTCAGGTAGCGGCTGCTTCCAAGCAATAA
- a CDS encoding phosphatidate cytidylyltransferase: protein MLKQRIITALILLPIALGGFFLLEGASFALFIGLVVTLGAWEWARLAGFPAQSARVAYAVAVAAMLFVMYLVPGIAPWVLGAAVLWWATATFLVLTYPRTTHHWAGAAAKLVIGLLILLPAWQGLIWIKQGPLGNWQIMAVMVLVWGADVGAYFSGRAFGKRKLAPKVSPGKSWEGVYGGLALSLVITAVVGVVREWSAGQLLMGLFGAALIVFVSVVGDLTESMFKRQSGIKDSSNLLPGHGGVLDRIDSLTAAIPIFAVLLWMAAS, encoded by the coding sequence ATGCTTAAACAACGAATCATCACCGCTCTGATCCTGTTGCCCATCGCCCTGGGTGGATTTTTCCTGCTTGAAGGTGCCAGTTTCGCGCTGTTCATCGGGTTGGTCGTGACCTTGGGGGCATGGGAGTGGGCGCGCTTGGCGGGCTTCCCGGCGCAGTCTGCGCGGGTGGCCTATGCCGTGGCCGTGGCGGCGATGCTGTTCGTCATGTACCTGGTGCCGGGTATCGCGCCCTGGGTTCTGGGGGCAGCGGTATTGTGGTGGGCCACGGCGACCTTCCTGGTGTTGACCTATCCGCGGACCACGCATCATTGGGCAGGTGCTGCCGCGAAGCTGGTGATTGGCCTGCTTATCCTGCTGCCGGCCTGGCAAGGGCTGATCTGGATCAAGCAAGGCCCGTTGGGCAACTGGCAGATCATGGCTGTGATGGTGTTGGTCTGGGGGGCGGATGTCGGTGCCTATTTCTCCGGACGGGCGTTTGGCAAGCGCAAGCTTGCTCCCAAGGTCAGTCCCGGCAAGAGCTGGGAAGGGGTCTATGGAGGTCTGGCCTTGAGCCTGGTGATCACAGCGGTGGTCGGCGTCGTGCGGGAGTGGAGTGCCGGGCAGTTGCTGATGGGCCTGTTTGGGGCTGCTCTCATCGTATTTGTATCGGTGGTCGGCGACCTGACCGAAAGCATGTTCAAGCGTCAGTCCGGCATCAAGGACAGCAGTAATCTGCTGCCCGGCCATGGTGGCGTGCTGGATCGCATCGACAGCCTGACCGCTGCGATTCCGATCTTTGCCGTGTTGCTATGGATGGCGGCATCGTGA
- the rpsB gene encoding 30S ribosomal protein S2, with protein MSQVNMRDMLKAGVHFGHQTRYWNPKMGKYIFGARNKIHIINLEKTLPMFNEALTFVERLAQGKNKILFVGTKRSAGKIVAEEAARCGSPYVDHRWLGGMLTNFKTIRASIKRLRDLEVQSEDGTFAKLTKKEALMRTRDLEKLDRSLGGIKDMGGLPDALFVIDVDHERIAITEANKLGIPVIGVVDTNSSPEGVDYIIPGNDDAIRAIQLYMGSMADAVIRGRNNVNGGTEVFAEEAPAAAAE; from the coding sequence ATGTCCCAAGTCAACATGCGCGATATGCTGAAGGCCGGTGTGCACTTCGGTCACCAGACCCGTTACTGGAACCCGAAAATGGGTAAGTACATTTTCGGCGCGCGTAACAAGATCCACATCATCAACCTTGAAAAAACCCTGCCGATGTTCAACGAAGCACTGACCTTCGTAGAGCGCCTGGCCCAGGGCAAAAACAAGATTCTGTTCGTCGGCACCAAGCGTTCCGCTGGCAAGATCGTTGCTGAAGAAGCAGCACGTTGCGGTTCGCCGTACGTCGATCACCGCTGGTTGGGCGGCATGCTGACCAACTTCAAGACCATTCGCGCTTCCATCAAGCGTCTGCGTGACCTTGAAGTGCAGTCCGAAGACGGTACTTTCGCCAAGCTGACCAAGAAAGAAGCGCTGATGCGCACTCGCGATCTTGAGAAGCTGGACCGCTCCCTGGGCGGTATCAAGGACATGGGCGGTCTGCCTGACGCACTGTTCGTGATCGACGTTGACCACGAGCGCATCGCGATCACCGAAGCCAACAAGCTGGGTATCCCGGTCATCGGCGTTGTCGATACCAACAGCAGCCCGGAAGGCGTTGACTACATCATCCCAGGCAACGATGACGCCATCCGCGCCATCCAGCTGTACATGGGTTCGATGGCTGACGCTGTTATCCGTGGTCGCAACAATGTTAATGGCGGCACCGAAGTCTTCGCTGAAGAAGCTCCGGCAGCAGCCGCTGAGTAA
- the frr gene encoding ribosome recycling factor, which yields MINEIKKDAQERMQKSVESLAHNFGRIRTGQAHPSILEGVMVPYYGADTPIKQVANITVKDARTLQVVAFERNMLGAVDKAIGSAGLNLNPTNLGELLLISMPALTEETRKGFTKQARDVAEDARVAVRNIRRDANSQLKDLVKEKEISEDEERRAAGEIDDLTKKYVAKIDADLAQKEKDLMAV from the coding sequence ATGATCAACGAAATCAAGAAAGACGCTCAAGAGCGCATGCAGAAATCCGTGGAATCGCTGGCACACAACTTCGGTCGCATTCGTACCGGCCAGGCGCACCCAAGCATTCTCGAAGGCGTGATGGTGCCGTACTACGGCGCTGATACGCCGATCAAGCAAGTGGCCAACATCACCGTCAAGGATGCCCGGACCCTGCAAGTCGTTGCCTTTGAGCGCAACATGCTGGGCGCGGTCGACAAGGCCATCGGCAGTGCCGGCCTGAACCTGAACCCGACCAACCTGGGTGAGTTGCTGCTGATTTCCATGCCGGCCCTGACCGAGGAAACCCGTAAGGGCTTCACCAAGCAGGCCCGTGATGTGGCTGAAGACGCTCGCGTTGCCGTGCGCAACATCCGTCGTGATGCCAACAGCCAGCTCAAGGATCTGGTCAAGGAAAAGGAAATCAGTGAAGACGAAGAGCGTCGCGCCGCTGGCGAGATTGATGATCTGACCAAGAAGTACGTGGCTAAGATCGATGCGGATTTGGCGCAGAAAGAAAAAGACCTGATGGCCGTATAA